A stretch of Crossiella cryophila DNA encodes these proteins:
- a CDS encoding nuclear transport factor 2 family protein has product MTETHVLPTDGAGYVPTSEDVASVLAWFAEYDGAAAAVQVERMADMALFPINVVSTDADGNASAATWTREVFVEKWTEILGGGQDVQTTSVRTPHFLSKDLVFVISDATFTVGGHSQTVRYGDLLGRVGGRWLFQTMVQGGWGEQ; this is encoded by the coding sequence GTGACCGAAACCCATGTCCTCCCCACCGACGGAGCCGGATACGTCCCCACCAGCGAGGACGTGGCGAGCGTGCTCGCCTGGTTCGCCGAGTACGACGGCGCCGCGGCCGCGGTCCAGGTCGAGCGGATGGCCGACATGGCGTTGTTCCCGATCAACGTGGTCAGCACCGACGCCGACGGCAACGCCTCGGCGGCGACCTGGACCAGGGAGGTCTTCGTCGAGAAGTGGACCGAGATCCTCGGCGGCGGCCAGGACGTGCAGACCACCTCGGTGCGCACCCCGCACTTCCTCAGCAAGGACCTGGTGTTCGTGATCAGCGACGCCACGTTCACCGTGGGCGGGCACAGCCAGACCGTGCGTTACGGCGACCTGCTCGGCCGGGTCGGCGGGCGCTGGCTGTTCCAGACCATGGTGCAGGGCGGCTGGGGCGAGCAGTAA